A window of the Falco biarmicus isolate bFalBia1 chromosome 10, bFalBia1.pri, whole genome shotgun sequence genome harbors these coding sequences:
- the LOC130156526 gene encoding WAP four-disulfide core domain protein 2-like, with the protein MKSGLLLLLLLLPPPGPPGHCRLASGHSLPGKYGECPPPSGTPLKSCDSFCSSDGDCPGSERCCSTGCGRECRLPAGAKRGSCPRPKPGLVTICLVECASDSECRGSGKCCSMGCHVRCTQPVPAKPGVCPKRRVLHTFAPCNSSCSDDTDCPHREKCCFTGCGRGCLPPDKRITARHLPAGWDHLLGPAASKGPVSSGDICHLPPVRGPCRGLFHHYAYNPATGTCQPFIYSGCGGNANNFRTVEECQQVCQQVCQQLGRAKE; encoded by the exons ATGAAGTCGGGGCTGCtcctgctactgctgctgctgccgcccccgggcccgcccGGCCACTGCCGGCTGGCCTCggggcacagcctgccag GGAAGTACGGCGAGTGCCCCCCACCCAGCGGGACCCCCCTGAAGTCCTGCGACAGCTTCTGCTCCTCGGATGGCGACTGCCCGGGCAGCGAGCGCTGCTGCAGCACCGGCTGCGGGCGGGAGTGCCGGCTGCCCGCTGGAG CCAAGAGGGGCTCCTGCCCGCGGCCCAAGCCCGGCCTGGTGACCATCTGCCTGGTGGAGTGTGCCAGCGACAGCGAGTGCAGAGGCAGCGGGAAGTGCTGCAGCATGGGCTGCCATGTCCGCTGCACGCAGCCGGTGCCAG CCAAACCGGGCGTCTGCCCCAAGAGGAGGGTGCTGCACACCTTCGCCCCCTGCAACAGCTCCTGCAGTGACGACACCGATTGTCCCCACCGTGAGAAGTGCTGCTTCACTGGCTGCGGCCGCGGCTGCCTTCCTCCGGACAAACGTATCACAGCCCGGCACCTGCCCGCTGGCTGGGACCACCTCCTGGGTCCTGCTGCCTCCAAAGGCCCTGTGTCCTCAGGTGACATCTGTCATCTCCCGCCTGTGCGTGGCCCATGCAGGGGACTCTTCCATCACTATGCCTACAACCCTGCCACAGGGACCTGCCAGCCATTCATCTACAGTGGCTGTGGGGGGAATGCCAACAACTTCAGGACAGTGGAGGAGTGCCAGCAAGTCTGCCAGCAAGTCTGCCAGCAACTGG GGAGAGCCAAAGAGTGA
- the LOC130156242 gene encoding WAP four-disulfide core domain protein 2-like: protein MPKARSVLVLAGLLALWAELPPASAQNVTTKAGVCPDPATTEAVNCTVGCQSDGDCESTLKCCPAACGKACQKPDEKPGTCPPVSPGIPMLGVCTNQCKTDSNCSGSQKCCRNGCGKVSCVTPLH from the exons ATGCCCAAGGCCCGCAGCGTGCTCGTCCTGGCCGGGCTCCTGGCTctctgggcagagctgcctccagcaTCCGCCCAGAATGTCACCA CAAAAGCCGGCGTGTGCCCGGACCCGGCGACGACGGAAGCGGTGAACTGCACGGTGGGGTGCCAGTCCGATGGCGACTGCGAGAGCACCCTCAAGTGCTGCCCGGCGGCCTGCGGCAAGGCCTGCCAGAAGCCCGACG AGAAGCCTGGCACCTGCCCACCTGTCAGTCCAGGGATCCCCATGCTGGGCGTTTGCACAAACCAGTGCAAGACGGACTCCAACTGCTCCGGGAGCCAGAAGTGCTGCAGGAATGGTTGCGGCAAGGTCTCCTGCGTGACACCACTCCACTGA
- the LOC130156195 gene encoding WAP four-disulfide core domain protein 3-like has product MSCHNDTACGPGEKCCIRGCCARCMRAEPAKPGFCPWKRVQRRATACPNRCADDRDCPGDRKCCFSGCGLACTPRDTGSRHATVKAGACPVVLRGSLGPCLELCDADGNCPGATKCCTTGCGHICKLPTKGKAGTHTPHSSLSLHVPVRPGLCPPMADGDQVAECLLLCLQDKDCPPGQKCCPQGCGRACVPPLWGTA; this is encoded by the exons ATGAGCTGCCACAATGACACCGCATGCGGCCCTGGGGAGAAGTGCTGCATTCGCGGCTGCTGCGCCCGCTGCATGCGTGCCGAGCCAG ccaAACCTGGCTTCTGCCCGTGGAAGCGTGTGCAGAGGAGAGCCACTGCCTGTCCCAACCGCTGTGCCGATGACCGGGACTGTCCTGGGGACCGCAAGTGCTGCTTCTCTGGCTGCGGGCTGGCCTGCACCCCCCGGGACACAG GGAGCCGCCATGCCACAGTGAAGGCCGGCGCGTGCCCCGTGGTGCTGCGGGGCTCCCTGGGACCCTGCCTGGAGCTGTGTGATGCTGATGGCAACTGCCCTGGGGCCACCAAGTGCTGCACCACTGGCTGTGGCCACATCTGCAAACTGCCCACCAAAGGTAAGGCT ggcacacacacccctcactcctccctctctctgcaTGTGCCAGTGCGGCCCGGGCTCTGTCCCCCCATGGCTGACGGTGACCAGGTGGCTGAGTGCCTCCTCCTGTGCCTGCAGGACAAGGATTGCCCCCCTGGCCAGAAGTGCTGCCCGCAGGGCTGCGGCCGGGCATGCGTCCCTCCACTGTGGG GCACAGCCTAA